The Musa acuminata AAA Group cultivar baxijiao chromosome BXJ3-6, Cavendish_Baxijiao_AAA, whole genome shotgun sequence region AAACATCAAATGAGATCACACTGTCCAGACTTGTGAGCTTATATTGTCCTGTGTCATCTAATCACAGTATACCCTCTGGCAATCCAGCAGAATGCTGGAAGATACAATGAAGCACCCAATCCATTAGTTCTTCCTAAAGGATGACTCAAAATCACCCAAGGGGCCCAAAAATATCATGGCACAgaatgctttttatgatttaatgGTAAAAGAAACTTGTCATGGGTATGCAATACAATTCCATTGACCTCAGATTGGCAACTGGTTTTCTCAGTGGAAAAAATAGAGAGCAAAGGAAGCAAGCAATATTATTAAAGAGACATGTAGTTGTCCAAGTTACATGTACTAAAAGATTCTGAAAATTAACATCTACTCTCTGATAATAAGTCCAGAGCAAAACAAAGAAGAAGCTATGGTAAAGATCTGGAGGGTTAATTGTGTGCATGAAGCATACCATCGTAGCCACCCAAAATGCAGTTGCTGCGATCCTCCGTGATCTTCAGAATCTCTGCACGAGCAGCCAATAGACCATAGTGCAAGTAACTACGAGGGAGACCACAAGTCAGTTTACAATCATTACCAATTAAATTCCAAATTAACAACAAAAAATGAGGATTTCAAAAGCAGAAAAGATGCCAAACCTGTGGACGTATAAGTAATATCTAGTTCCCTTCAGAAACAATTCCTGCACATATGAATCCTGTCCATCTGACACTTTCGGAGCATTTGCAGCATCTTTTTCTGAGATGGCATAAGCCATTTGAACAGATCCACCCCCCAAGTCAACTACTCCAACGGTCTTTGCATAAGACTTTCCAAGTTTTCCTAATAGATAGTTAATAGTGACCTACATGCACATGTCCCTTTGTtagagtagaaaaaaaaaaaaaaaacaaatcaacTAAGAAAACTATCTTAGACAGAATTCATGGTCTCAAGGTGTAGAATGTGATTGGTAACAAGCTTGTAGGAATAGATAGATCTGGCATGCCATAATGTAAACTTATAAGAAAGTTGACACTAATGGAATGCGATAAAGTCAAACATCTAGCAGCTAAAATGTACAAACAACTTCATACTATATCTCagatttgattaagaaaaaacttCTAGAGAACATGAAAGTGGTCAAATATTACATTGATGAGCTACTAGCTAACCAAGTAATTGTTTAAGCATTAATCTTCCAAAAATAAGAAAATGGGAATCAGTTTGCACTAGAGCTTATGCCCTTCCATACCTCAACAAATTGTTGCAGCTTAGGATTTCCAAAGATGAAGCTGAAAATCCTATATAACTTTTGTATTACAGAAAAGGAACATGGATTTCATTTAATATCAGTTTGGTCTGTTCACTATGTTCTCTTTTTTCAAGCATGTCAGATACTATTACCATGTTGAATTGTAACATTCTTTAGAGTCTCCTACCTATATGACACTAGATTTAATGACTCTACCATGCATTAAACTTGTAGTATCTTGAATGGGCTCATGTGGGGCAGTACATCATCCATTACCTTTCCAAGATCTAGTTCGTGACCAATTAAAAGTAGCTACTGTGTACATAAAATTCTCAAAAGTAATTTTCTTCACAGGAACCATGTGAAATCCAATAttcaattaataaataaattGCTTAGCAAGCATGACACACCAATTTCACAAAAGTCTTTAACGGTAAGTCATCGAGTTCACCATTAAGCATAATAAGGCTCCGGAAGCCAACATAGAAAGTTGTATTCAAAGAGCTGATGCTTCCTGATCTCTCTGCTAAGTACAAAGTTATTTAAACTAAACTAATTGAAAGACAACTGGTGATAGTATGTTCTCATATAACATTCAATATATTATTAAAGTTCAAGTTGTATACCCATTGGAAAGCACCTTCCTGAGTTCCATCAAGGACAGTCACCCAATCTGGATTGAACTTCAGCGAGCTCTTGCGTTGAAGGAGATCTCTTACCTGTGTAAATGATCCCCCCCAAAAAATTTATATCACATCAGTGTTAACATCAGTGTTATGGTAAGAATTGTAAATGTGGAAATAAACCTCAACTTGATCAGGATATCATATTAGAATTTAGAACATCTTTCCAAATAAGCATTAACATTATTAAGGAACATGGAAGGATTTCTACCGCTTGCAAAATTTTTTCAGATGTTTCAGCTCCCAAAGCTCGCAGACCTGCAGTAGCCTGCATAAGCATCACACTTAGACAATGAGGCTCAGCACATGCAATGTTACATAAAACAAGTTTGCGTATGCCTAGGGACAGCCACCAGTCCAAAGTAGTATAGTTTACCCCAACTCTGACAGGTGTTTTCTGTCGCAATTCCACTGGAACAACACTTTCAGCTTTCTCCAACAGAGGAACAAGAGAATTTGCAGCCTCCTGAGGATCGTTAGCATAGAAGCTCAAGCCTGGTTTTTTCTGCATGCAAAAGAAGATACAGGTAACCAAGAAAGTTGCAGATTGGATGTTTTAGCACActtgaaattcatttttattAGATAGATGATTAATATGTCAAGGTGCCTGGTTATAGGGTACACAATTAGATGAAGTAAGACGATTCTGAATATTATCACAAATGGTGAAACAAGCTATTGTTTAGGAATCCATCAAATGCATGCTTCTTGTTTAAAATTAACAGAATTCTGGAATATCATTCAGTTACCCCATTAGGTATTCAACAACTAAGCATACGATGTTTTATCTGACATCCCTGGTGTCTACTTGTTGTATCTCAGTATTTTAGCTTAATTTAGAAGATTACTCCAACATACAACTGGATGCTTATAGTTATGCACCACTGGCAAGTAATCAAGTCTGTCCAACCATTAGGAAGTTCCAATTAGGTATAATATATAGAATCTTCATGCCTGTCAGCATTGTTCCAAGTGACAAACTAGTGACTAGACATTACAGCACACAACCTGTACTGTCTTCACCTGAAAAGGTAACAAGAGACAATAGAACATCCCAGCGACCTATATTCCATGAGTGCTGATTCATGCCATGACCTAAGATGATTCAAGGCAGTCAAGGCACCGAAAGCAAAATGAAGCACATAACAGGGGTGAGACTTGATGCTGTGCTTTTGAATGTGCTTGCCACTTGAGTCTTTTGGGTCTTGAGTTGTGGCTGAATTGCGACAGTCATATACAATTACGTCAAATATAATGGCAGCACCCCTCCCAATTTAATAATCTCGCTTAAACTGTATGGTCAATATTTACTTCTTTTCTATTGTATCACAGATCCAGGACACATGGAACTTGTATGTGGTGACTTTTTGTCTGTCAATTTCAATTATGGTTGCATATTGCCAATATTTTGTGCTTCATATGTTCAGTCTCTAGACTCTAAGTTTCATTTTATAATTCTTAGTGTATAATTTAGCTCTAAATCTCCATCTTAAAGCTTACCTCTGCTCAACCATAATTATGTCATCAATAAAATACATATACCACAAATTCATCTTGAATGTTCTTTATTACTTTTCCACTATGGGTGCAAAGGTTTAGAACTTAAAGTTGATTCCTCAAATATCCCTATGATGATAAGGAACTTCTAGTTTCATATGTATTGCAATACAAAAGTAGCTAATTCAACATATATTCCCTTAATTAGATCACTACATCTACTGAAGCTCCATTTCTTTTCTAAAATCTATCACATTGTATCTATTTAGAATGTTCCCCTTTAATTCAATAAAAACCGTGAACAtgctttttatttttctctataaaTCGAAACAACAAAGTCCATCACATATTCATTAGTTGTAGAATAAATTTCCAGCTTATTGTATTCCTCTTATTACTTATATATGTAATCAATGTTGAGCAAGTATCAAACGTTAAAATAATGAACCTTTGGATCTATCCGATTTAACTGGATATCAATTGAGAAACAACCAGATAATAATAAAGCATATCCTGTACTAAAAACGCAATGCCACTGATGAAATTACAGTAAGTTCAAGAAATATCAACAGTTGTACCCTCACCTGTATAAAGAGCTCCAACTCCATCCCTATGTGGAGAAGATCCAAGTTCTCATCAAAGCAGTAGACGTGAACCCTGCTCCCCGAACTCCCCGCGTCAAAGATAACAGCATAACTCTTAGATCTCGGCTCGCCGCCGCCGGGCATCGCCTTCCTTCCGGCGATGGAGATCGTCGCCGGAGATCGGGGCATAAGGAAGAGGACGAAGGAAATGAGGAGGAGGGGGacagcgacgacgaggatgacGCCGCGGAAGCGCTGGATCTTGTCCGGGAAGGACTCCTGACGCGCCCGCTTCATCTTGGCTTCGAGCTCGGCCGGGGCGCGGCTGAGCTCCGGGGCGGACGGCGACCGATAACGGATCAGGCCGTTGGACGACGACGACGGTGTCGGCGTCGGTGGCTTCAACGGCGTCTCTTGCGACGGATCCAGCTTACTTGTAGAGAATTGAGTTCGAGATCGAGAGAAGGGTTCGAAGGCGACAGAACGCAGCGCGATCTCCCCCAAGACCTTCCTCTCTCTCGATCCTCTCTCCCTCCTCGATCGCAAGAGGGGAAATTAGAGGCGAAGGGAAACAGCCGGTAACTGTATATAAAATGACGATCCTACAGATACACTAGGAACGTGTTCGGAATCACGTGACGAAAAATCGACCAGCAGCCGTTGTGCCGAAGCCTCATGCGGTGTTTCGTTTTAAATGGTGGGTAACAAACTGGGTACTTTCCCAGATGAGGCTTTCAATTTAAGTTGTCGTTCTGTGCTTAGCTGTCACGGTA contains the following coding sequences:
- the LOC135640461 gene encoding probable apyrase 2: MKRARQESFPDKIQRFRGVILVVAVPLLLISFVLFLMPRSPATISIAGRKAMPGGGEPRSKSYAVIFDAGSSGSRVHVYCFDENLDLLHIGMELELFIQKKPGLSFYANDPQEAANSLVPLLEKAESVVPVELRQKTPVRVGATAGLRALGAETSEKILQAVRDLLQRKSSLKFNPDWVTVLDGTQEGAFQWVTINYLLGKLGKSYAKTVGVVDLGGGSVQMAYAISEKDAANAPKVSDGQDSYVQELFLKGTRYYLYVHSYLHYGLLAARAEILKITEDRSNCILGGYDGSYKYGGKAYKASASPSGASFSKCRDDAIKALKVDEPACTHMKCTFGGIWNGGGGDGQKHLFVASFFFDRAAEAGFVDSEKPAAKVKPAYFKKAAKQACQLSVEDAKTKYPLVQDDNLPYLCMDLVYQYTLLVDGFDVDPDHDITLVKKVKYADAVVEAAWPLGSAIEVASSP